From the Pomacea canaliculata isolate SZHN2017 linkage group LG4, ASM307304v1, whole genome shotgun sequence genome, one window contains:
- the LOC112561533 gene encoding probable serine carboxypeptidase CPVL isoform X1 produces the protein MTAVTLQGGGVVTCPVSRLKAGLTLVSPVLWVSISLLLLLLPVGSCDAGDAPCPAEETALLLSPLIASGKIHLAQEKSRVRCLPGADLESYSGFISVDKPECGSNLFFWFFPAQERPKDAPLLLWLNGGPGRSSMYGAMFENGPYELTNTVSLTVVRRNVTWVKYFSMLYVDNPVGAGYSHTLNNCYSTTLNESTANLYSFLQQFFVLFPQFSKNDFYIGGQSYAGKYVPTLGYYIHHRMDSDDKPRMRLKGIYIGSGYCDPLKMQPEMPEMLYSVGIYSDFDRRQHLKRIADGWSKPNRNPFYPEDGLFWDIMIYYDTMGHPTENTYNFYDYRLDGDQLINWDKLLVRYLSKPSVQNALHVGRRPGTSGAMPNPFNPLESIEGVRKEMALLMDHYKVLHYTGNMDIIVNVRMTEAYLMATPWSGQADYNNSQRHPWWYNGRLAGFYTKVHNFTRVIIRNAGHDAPRDQPEWTLAMMQWFINDQSFSPFSTSGAVL, from the exons ATGACTGCTGTCACCTTGCAAGGTGGAGGTGTGGTCACCTGCCCAGTTTCCCGCCTAAAGGCTGGCCTGACCCTTGTGTCCCCTGTCCTGTGGGTCAGTATcagtctgctgctgctgctgctgcctgtcGGAAGCTGTGATGCTGGAGACGCGCCATGTCCTGCCGAAGAAACAGCTCTGCTGCTGTCACCACTCATTGCTTCAGGCAAAATTCACTTAG CTCAGGAGAAAAGTCGAGTCAGATGTCTGCCCGGGGCTGACCTAGAGAGCTACTCAGGCTTCATTAGTGTGGACAAACCCGAATGTGGCAGCAatcttttcttctggttctttCCTGCTCAG GAACGACCTAAAGACGCACCGTTGCTGCTGTGGCTGAATGGAGGGCCAGGTCGCTCCTCCATGTACGGCGCCATGTTTGAAAACGGACCTTACGAGTTGACTAACACCGTCTCCCTGACCG TGGTGAGACGGAACGTGACGTGGGTGAAGTACTTCTCTATGCTCTATGTGGACAACCCG GTTGGAGCGGGCTACAGCCACACACTTAACAACTGCTACTCCACAACTCTGAATGAATCGACTGCTAATCTCTACAG TTTCCTTCAACAATTTTTCGTCCTGTTTCCGCAGTTTTCAAAGAACGATTTCTACATCGGTGGGCAG TCATACGCAGGCAAGTACGTGCCCACCCTGGGTTACTACATACACCACCGGATGGACAGCGACGACAAGCCGCGCATGCGCCTGAAGGGAATCTATATTGGATCCGGATATTGCGATCCGTTAAAG ATGCAACCAGAGATGCCAGAAATGTTATACAGCGTTGGTATCTACTCTGACTTCGATCGTCGTCAGCACTTGAAGCGTATCGCGGACGGCTGGAGCAAACCTAATCGCAACCCGTTCTACCCCGAAGATGGTTTGTTTTGG GACATTATGATATACTACGACACCATGGGGCATCCAACCGAAAACacgtataatttttatgattatCGCTTGGATGGTGAC CAACTAATTAATTGGGACAAACTGCTTGTCCGCTACCTGAGTAAGCCGTCAGTTCAGAACGCCCTCCACGTTGGCAGACGACCGGGAACATCGGGAGCTATGCCGAACCCCTTCAATCCCCTAGAGAGCATCGAGGGCGTTAGAAAGGAGATGGCTCTACTGATGGATCACTACAAG GTTCTACACTACACGGGCAATATGGACATCATTGTCAACGTCAGAATGACGGAAGCTTATCTGATGGCCACACCGTGGTCAGGTCAGGCCGACTACAACAACAGTCAGCGACACCCTTGGTGGTACAACGGACGGCTGGCTGGCTTCTACACCAAAGTCCACAATTTTACTCGT gTGATCATAAGGAACGCAGGCCACGATGCCCCACGTGACCAGCCGGAGTGGACGCTGGCAATGATGCAATGGTTCATCAACGACCAATCCTTTTCGCCATTTTCGACGAGTGGCGCTGTCTTATGA
- the LOC112561533 gene encoding probable serine carboxypeptidase CPVL isoform X2 gives MTAVTLQGGGVVTCPVSRLKAGLTLVSPVLWVSISLLLLLLPVGSCDAGDAPCPAEETALLLSPLIASGKIHLAQEKSRVRCLPGADLESYSGFISVDKPECGSNLFFWFFPAQERPKDAPLLLWLNGGPGRSSMYGAMFENGPYELTNTVSLTVVRRNVTWVKYFSMLYVDNPVGAGYSHTLNNCYSTTLNESTANLYSFLQQFFVLFPQFSKNDFYIGGQSYAGKYVPTLGYYIHHRMDSDDKPRMRLKGIYIGSGYCDPLKMQPEMPEMLYSVGIYSDFDRRQHLKRIADGWSKPNRNPFYPEDGLFWDIMIYYDTMGHPTENTYNFYDYRLDGDQLINWDKLLVRYLSKPSVQNALHVGRRPGTSGAMPNPFNPLESIEGVRKEMALLMDHYKVLHYTGNMDIIVNVRMTEAYLMATPWSGQADYNNSQRHPWWYNGRLAGFYTKVHNFTRVIIRNAGHDAPHDQPEWTLAMMQRFINDQSFSPLATSGAVL, from the exons ATGACTGCTGTCACCTTGCAAGGTGGAGGTGTGGTCACCTGCCCAGTTTCCCGCCTAAAGGCTGGCCTGACCCTTGTGTCCCCTGTCCTGTGGGTCAGTATcagtctgctgctgctgctgctgcctgtcGGAAGCTGTGATGCTGGAGACGCGCCATGTCCTGCCGAAGAAACAGCTCTGCTGCTGTCACCACTCATTGCTTCAGGCAAAATTCACTTAG CTCAGGAGAAAAGTCGAGTCAGATGTCTGCCCGGGGCTGACCTAGAGAGCTACTCAGGCTTCATTAGTGTGGACAAACCCGAATGTGGCAGCAatcttttcttctggttctttCCTGCTCAG GAACGACCTAAAGACGCACCGTTGCTGCTGTGGCTGAATGGAGGGCCAGGTCGCTCCTCCATGTACGGCGCCATGTTTGAAAACGGACCTTACGAGTTGACTAACACCGTCTCCCTGACCG TGGTGAGACGGAACGTGACGTGGGTGAAGTACTTCTCTATGCTCTATGTGGACAACCCG GTTGGAGCGGGCTACAGCCACACACTTAACAACTGCTACTCCACAACTCTGAATGAATCGACTGCTAATCTCTACAG TTTCCTTCAACAATTTTTCGTCCTGTTTCCGCAGTTTTCAAAGAACGATTTCTACATCGGTGGGCAG TCATACGCAGGCAAGTACGTGCCCACCCTGGGTTACTACATACACCACCGGATGGACAGCGACGACAAGCCGCGCATGCGCCTGAAGGGAATCTATATTGGATCCGGATATTGCGATCCGTTAAAG ATGCAACCAGAGATGCCAGAAATGTTATACAGCGTTGGTATCTACTCTGACTTCGATCGTCGTCAGCACTTGAAGCGTATCGCGGACGGCTGGAGCAAACCTAATCGCAACCCGTTCTACCCCGAAGATGGTTTGTTTTGG GACATTATGATATACTACGACACCATGGGGCATCCAACCGAAAACacgtataatttttatgattatCGCTTGGATGGTGAC CAACTAATTAATTGGGACAAACTGCTTGTCCGCTACCTGAGTAAGCCGTCAGTTCAGAACGCCCTCCACGTTGGCAGACGACCGGGAACATCGGGAGCTATGCCGAACCCCTTCAATCCCCTAGAGAGCATCGAGGGCGTTAGAAAGGAGATGGCTCTACTGATGGATCACTACAAG GTTCTACACTACACGGGCAATATGGACATCATTGTCAACGTCAGAATGACGGAAGCTTATCTGATGGCCACACCGTGGTCAGGTCAGGCCGACTACAACAACAGTCAGCGACACCCTTGGTGGTACAACGGACGGCTGGCTGGCTTCTACACCAAAGTCCACAATTTTACTCGT gTGATCATAAGGAATGCAGGCCACGATGCCCCACATGACCAGCCGGAGTGGACGCTGGCAATGATGCAACGGTTCATCAACGACCAATCCTTTTCGCCATTGGCGACGAGTGGCGCTGTCTTATGA